The following are encoded together in the Anopheles nili chromosome 3, idAnoNiliSN_F5_01, whole genome shotgun sequence genome:
- the LOC128723123 gene encoding calcium-transporting ATPase sarcoplasmic/endoplasmic reticulum type isoform X1, with protein sequence MEDGHSKTVDEVLSFFRVNPESGLSSDQVKEYQKKYGPNELPAEEGKTLWQLVLEQFDDLLVKILLLAAIISFVLALFEEHEGVEAFVEPFVILLILIANAVVGVWQERNAESAIEALKEYEPEMGKVVRSDKSGVQKVRAKEIVPGDVVEVSVGDKIPADIRLIKIYSTTIRIDQSILTGESVSVIKHTDAVPDPRAVNQDKKNILFSGTNVAAGKARGVVIGTGLNTAIGKIRTEMSETEEIKTPLQQKLDEFGEQLSKVISLICVAVWAINIGHFNDPAHGGSWIKGAVYYFKIAVALAVAAIPEGLPAVITTCLALGTRRMAKKNAIVRSLPSVETLGCTSVICSDKTGTLTTNQMSVSRMFIFEKVEGNDSSFTEFEISGSTYEPIGEVTLNGQRVKAGDFETLHELGTICIMCNDSAIDFNEVKKVFEKVGEATETALIVLAEKLNPFSVNKQGLDRRSSAICVRQEIETKWKKEFTLEFSRDRKSMSSYCTPLKASKLGTGPKLFCKGAPEGVLERCTHARVGTTKVPLTSALKQRILDLTRQYGTGRDTLRCLALATADNPMKPDDMDLNDSTKFYTYEVNLTFVGVVGMLDPPRKEVQDSIVRCRAAGIRVIVITGDNKATAEAICRRIGVFGEDEDTTGKSYSGREFDDLSVSDQRDACSRARLFSRVEPAHKSKIVEFLQSMNEISAMTGDGVNDAPALKKAEIGIAMGSGTAVAKSAAEMVLADDNFSSIVSAVEEGRAIYNNMKQFIRYLISSNIGEVVSIFLTAALGLPEALIPVQLLWVNLVTDGLPATALGFNPPDLDIMTKPPRKADEGLISGWLFFRYMAIGGYVGCATVGGAAWWFMFSETGPQLSYWQLTHHLSCLGGGEEFKGIDCKIFNDPHPMTMALSVLVTIEMLNAMNSLSENQSLVQMPPWSNMWLIASMCLSFALHFVILYVDVLSTVFQVTPLNGDEWMTVMKFSLPVVLLDEILKFVARRISDGESYIKNMHGLVLAWAVFFAYIIWGP encoded by the exons ATGGAGGACGGCCATAGCAAGACCGTCGATGAAGTCCTAAGTTTCTTCCGCGTCAACCCGGAGAGTGGCCTCTCCAGTGACCAGGTGAAGGAATACCAAAAGAAGTACGGACCCAATG AACTCCCCGCTGAAGAAG GAAAGACACTCTGGCAATTAGTGCTTGAACAGTTCGATGATCTTCTTGTCAAGATTCTGCTGTTGGCCGCTATCATTTCTTTT GTACTAGCTCTATTTGAGGAACATGAAGGTGTTGAAGCTTTCGTTGAACCTTTCGTCATTCTGCTGATTCTGATCGCTAACGCCGTCGTCGGTGTGTGGCAGGAGCGCAATGCTGAGTCTGCGATTGAGGCTCTGAAGGAGTACGAGCCCGAGATGGGCAAGGTTGTCCGCAGTGACAAGTCCGGTGTGCAGAAGGTCCGCGCCAAGGAGATCGTCCCTGGTGACGTGGTCGAGGTGTCGGTCGGTGACAAGATCCCGGCTGATATCCGTCTGATCAAGATCTACTCCACCACCATCCGTATCGATCAGTCCATCCTGACCGGTGAGTCGGTGTCCGTGATCAAGCACACCGATGCCGTCCCGGACCCGCGCGCTGTCAACCAGGACAAGAAGAACATTCTGTTCTCCGGTACCAACGTCGCCGCCGGTAAGGCTCGCGGTGTTGTCATCGGAACTGGTTTGAACACTGCCATCGGTAAGATCCGTACTGAGATGTCGGAAACCGAGGAAATCAAGACCCCGCTGCAGCAGAAGCTGGACGAATTCGGTGAGCAGCTGTCGAAGGTTATCTCGCTGATTTGCGTTGCCGTCTGGGCCATCAACATTGGACACTTCAACGACCCCGCCCACGGTGGCTCCTGGATCAAGGGTGCCGTGTACTACTTCAAGATCGCCGTCGCCCTGGCTGTCGCTGCCATCCCGGAGGGTCTGCCCGCTGTCATCACCACTTGTCTGGCTCTGGGTACTCGCCGTATGGCCAAGAAGAACGCCATTGTCCGCTCGCTGCCGTCCGTCGAAACCCTGGGTTGTACCTCGGTCATCTGCTCGGATAAGACCGGTACGCTGACCACCAACCAGATGTCCGTCTCGCGCATGTTCATCTTCGAGAAGGTCGAGGGCAATGACAGCAGCTTCACCGAGTTCGAGATTTCGGGCTCCACCTACGAGCCGATCGGTGAGGTCACCCTCAACGGACAGCGCGTCAAGGCTGGCGACTTCGAAACCCTGCACGAATTGGGCACGATCTGCATCATGTGTAACGACTCCGCTATTGATTTCAACGAAGTGAAGAAGGTCTTCGAGAAGGTCGGTGAAGCCACCGAGACCGCTCTGATCGTGCTGGCTGAGAAGCTGAATCCCTTCAGCGTGAACAAGCAGGGTCTGGATCGCCGCTCGAGCGCCATCTGCGTGCGCCAGGAAATCGAAACCAAGTGGAAGAAGGAATTCACCCTTGAGTTCTCGCGCGATCGTAAATCCATGTCGTCGTACTGCACCCCGCTGAAGGCCTCGAAGCTGGGCACCGGACCGAAGCTGTTCTGTAAGGGCGCTCCGGAAGGTGTCCTGGAACGTTGTACGCACGCCCGTGTCGGTACCACCAAGGTGCCGCTGACCTCTGCCCTGAAGCAGCGCATTCTGGACCTGACCCGCCAGTACGGTACTGGACGCGATACGCTCCGTTGCTTGGCCCTGGCCACCGCCGACAACCCGATGAAGCCGGACGACATGGACCTGAACGACTCGACCAAGTTCTACACCTATGAGGTCAACCTAACCTTCGTCGGTGTCGTCGGTATGCTGGATCCCCCGCGTAAGGAAGTCCAGGATTCGATCGTTCGCTGCCGTGCTGCCGGTATCCGTGTCATTGTCATCACTGGTGACAACAAGGCCACCGCTGAAGCCATCTGCCGCCGTATCGGCGTGTTCGGAGAAGATGAAGACACCACCGGCAAGTCGTACTCTGGTCGTGAATTCGACGATCTGTCCGTGTCGGACCAGCGTGATGCCTGTTCCCGCGCCCGTCTGTTCTCGCGTGTCGAGCCGGCCCACAAGTCGAAGATTGTTGAGTTCCTGCAGAGCATGAACGAAATCTCCGCTATGACTGGTGATGGTGTCAACGACGCCCCTGCCCTGAAGAAGGCTGAAATCGGTATTGCCATGGGTTCCGGTACCGCTGTCGCCAAGTCGGCCGCCGAGATGGTGTTGGCTGATGACAACTTCTCCTCCATTGTGTCCGCTGTTGAGGAAGGTCGTGCCATTTACAACAACATGAAGCAGTTCATCCGTTACCTGATCTCGTCCAACATTGGTGAGGTCGTGTCCATCTTCTTGACCGCCGCTCTGGGTCTGCCAGAAGCTCTGATCCCCGTCCAGCTGCTGTGGGTCAACCTG GTCACTGACGGTCTGCCAGCTACTGCCCTCGGCTTCAACCCACCGGATCTGGACATCATGACCAAGCCGCCGCGTAAGGCTGATGAAGGTTTGATCTCTGGATGGTTGTTCTTCCG TTACATGGCCATCGGTGGATACGTCGGTTGCGCTACCGTTGGTGGAGCTGCCTGGTGGTTCATGTTCTCCGAGACTGGCCCGCAGCTGTCGTACTGGCAGCTGACTCACCATCTGTCCTGCCTCGGTGGTGGCGAGGAGTTCAAGGGTATTGACTGCAAGATCTTCAACGATCCTCACCCAATGACCATGGCTCTGTCTGTGCTGGTCACCATTGAGATGTTGAACGCCATGAACAG CTTGTCTGAGAACCAGTCGCTTGTCCAGATGCCGCCATGGTCCAACATGTGGCTGATTGCCTCCATGTGTCTGTCGTTCGCTCTCCACTTCGTCATCCTATACGTTGACGTTCTTTCC ACCGTTTTCCAAGTTACGCCACTGAACGGAGATGAGTGGATGACCGTCATGAAGTTCTCGCTGCCGGTCGTGCTGCTGGATGAAATCCTGAAGTTCGTCGCCAGAAGGATTTCGGACGGTGAGAGTTACATTAAAAATATGCATGGACTAGTGTTAGCGTGGGCCGTGTTCTTTGCTTACATCATATGGGGTCCATAA
- the LOC128725823 gene encoding uncharacterized protein LOC128725823, with protein MKTLRLVVVIVQRVLITGAVFFAAAVLIHFTAIDPKEHPVTCDRACNRADWPRICRFELVVEKRTFHHDSSTGNVSFNTEWPEQDAVITYYTINGRYVGPTLTVCKHDFLVVDVENRIPGESISLHWTGQSQQRTPYMDGVPMITQCPITSFTRFQYKFQADHVGTHLYHGFTGSERTQGLLGAFVVRSANEPKLSSISSTLRPESVWLITQLNGRLAINGQRSWQQQLSKDLHVRLLYAGGACRHWLELEDHELQVLALDGNTLEPNPDSPSVDRILLHDGLRMDFAVSRRVPADGDKIKPDYEIRFTPTQLSAGCGMRTTFRLRYDSAPFEHDPASADGAESIKYNLISPPAMTATPRTLDLTGNACREIPRVPGAVVLCPQDLHGERERFPKDLATYDTRLVFTIGARTLDGEGPFGEPYHETVHSVNGFTFAFPSVLLLRDPANAEVRAHTCGGHRRLPRSCHPMMARCECVHVEHIEAGHRVEMVLINADLSADYVYHLHGVAAFVVAEATGYRTEVQKLTRNLQRPLQRDTIVVRRDSIVVVRFVANAAGLWMLRDIGSPSWSRGLDVVLNVGTHQADFDIPSDFPSCRHFVGPRYFLI; from the exons ATGAAAACATTGCGGCTCGTTGTTGTGATTGTGCAGCGGGTTTTGATTACCGGGGCGGTGTTTTTTGCCGCCGCCGTCCTAATCCACTTCACCGCCATCGACCCGA AGGAACATCCTGTAACGTGCGATAGAGCTTGCAATCGAGCCGACTGGCCACGGATCTGTCGCTTCGAGCTGGTGGTGGAGAAACGCACCTTTCATCATGACAG TTCCACGGGTAACGTTTCGTTTAACACCGAGTGGCCAGAGCAGGACGCTGTCATCACCTACTACACCATCAACGGGCGGTACGTGGGCCCCACGCTGACCGTGTGCAAGCATGACTTCCTGGTGGTGGACGTCGAGAATCGAATCCCTGGCGAGAGCATCTCTCTGCACTGGACCGGCCAAAGCCAGCAAAGGACGCCATACATGGACGGAGTGCCGAT GATCACGCAATGTCCCATCACCAGCTTCACGCGTTTCCAGTACAAATTCCAGGCGGACCATGTCGGCACACATCTCTACCACGGCTTCACTGGTTCAGAGCGAACGCAAGGACTCCTGGGTGCCTTTGTTGTCCGTTCCGCTAACGAACCAAAACTCTCGTCCATCTCGAGCACTCTTCGCCCGGAATCCGTCTGGCTTATTACGCAACTGAACGGCCGACTAGCCATTAACGGACAACGAtcctggcagcagcagctctcAAAGGACCTCCATGTTAGGCTCCTGTATGCCGGTGGTGCCTGTCGACATTGGctcgagctggaagatcacgaGCTGCAGGTTCTAGCGCTGGATGGTAACACGCTCGAACCAAACCCAGACTCACCCAGCGTCGATCGCATTTTACTGCACGATGGCCTCCGGATGGATTTCGCCGTCAGCCGACGCGTCCCGGCGGATGGTGACAAAATTAAGCCCGATTACGAAATTCGGTTCACGCCAACCCAGCTCAGTGCCGGGTGTGGCATGCGTACCACGTTTCGTCTACGGTACGACTCCGCACCATTCGAGCACGACCCAGCGAGTGCCGATGGGGCCGAAAGtattaaatataatttaatttcaccccCGGCGATGACGGCCACACCACGAACGTTGGACCTAACCGGGAATGCCTGCCGAGAGATCCCTAGAGTGCCCGGTGCGGTTGTGCTGTGCCCGCAGGATCTACACGGCGAACGGGAGCGCTTCCCGAAGGATCTCGCCACGTACGACACGCGGCTTGTGTTCACGATCGGTGCTCGCACGCTGGATGGGGAAGGACCCTTCGGAG AACCGTACCACGAGACGGTGCACTCCGTGAACGGGTTCACCTTCGCCTTTCCgtcggtgttgctgctgcgtgaTCCGGCCAACGCTGAGGTGCGAGCGCACACTTGCGGTGGCCATCGGCGGCTGCCAAGAAGCTGTCACCCGATGATGGCAcggtgcgagtgtgtgcaCGTCGAGCACATCGAAGCAGGTCATCGGGTGGAAATGGTCCTAATTAATGCCG ATCTCTCGGCCGATTACGTGTACCACCTTCACGGGGTGGCCGCGTTTGTCGTCGCGGAGGCCACCGGGTACCGGACAGAGGTGCAGAAGCTGACACGCAACCTGCAGCGGCCTTTGCAACGAGACACAATTGTCGTCCGGAGGGATTCGATCGTGGTGGTTCGGTTCGTAGCCAACGCGGCTGGATTGTGGATGCTGCGGGATATTGGTTCACCGTCGTGGTCACGCGGGTTAGATGTGGTGCTGAATGTCGGGACGCACCAGGCGGACTTTGACATTCCGAGTGATTTTCCATCGTGCCGCCATTTTGTGGGGCCaagatattttttaatttaa
- the LOC128723123 gene encoding calcium-transporting ATPase sarcoplasmic/endoplasmic reticulum type isoform X2, whose translation MEDGHSKTVDEVLSFFRVNPESGLSSDQVKEYQKKYGPNELPAEEGKTLWQLVLEQFDDLLVKILLLAAIISFVLALFEEHEGVEAFVEPFVILLILIANAVVGVWQERNAESAIEALKEYEPEMGKVVRSDKSGVQKVRAKEIVPGDVVEVSVGDKIPADIRLIKIYSTTIRIDQSILTGESVSVIKHTDAVPDPRAVNQDKKNILFSGTNVAAGKARGVVIGTGLNTAIGKIRTEMSETEEIKTPLQQKLDEFGEQLSKVISLICVAVWAINIGHFNDPAHGGSWIKGAVYYFKIAVALAVAAIPEGLPAVITTCLALGTRRMAKKNAIVRSLPSVETLGCTSVICSDKTGTLTTNQMSVSRMFIFEKVEGNDSSFTEFEISGSTYEPIGEVTLNGQRVKAGDFETLHELGTICIMCNDSAIDFNEVKKVFEKVGEATETALIVLAEKLNPFSVNKQGLDRRSSAICVRQEIETKWKKEFTLEFSRDRKSMSSYCTPLKASKLGTGPKLFCKGAPEGVLERCTHARVGTTKVPLTSALKQRILDLTRQYGTGRDTLRCLALATADNPMKPDDMDLNDSTKFYTYEVNLTFVGVVGMLDPPRKEVQDSIVRCRAAGIRVIVITGDNKATAEAICRRIGVFGEDEDTTGKSYSGREFDDLSVSDQRDACSRARLFSRVEPAHKSKIVEFLQSMNEISAMTGDGVNDAPALKKAEIGIAMGSGTAVAKSAAEMVLADDNFSSIVSAVEEGRAIYNNMKQFIRYLISSNIGEVVSIFLTAALGLPEALIPVQLLWVNLVTDGLPATALGFNPPDLDIMTKPPRKADEGLISGWLFFRYMAIGGYVGCATVGGAAWWFMFSETGPQLSYWQLTHHLSCLGGGEEFKGIDCKIFNDPHPMTMALSVLVTIEMLNAMNSLSENQSLVQMPPWSNMWLIASMCLSFALHFVILYVDVLSTVFQVTPLNGDEWMTVMKFSLPVVLLDEILKFVARRISDANEVIKTWE comes from the exons ATGGAGGACGGCCATAGCAAGACCGTCGATGAAGTCCTAAGTTTCTTCCGCGTCAACCCGGAGAGTGGCCTCTCCAGTGACCAGGTGAAGGAATACCAAAAGAAGTACGGACCCAATG AACTCCCCGCTGAAGAAG GAAAGACACTCTGGCAATTAGTGCTTGAACAGTTCGATGATCTTCTTGTCAAGATTCTGCTGTTGGCCGCTATCATTTCTTTT GTACTAGCTCTATTTGAGGAACATGAAGGTGTTGAAGCTTTCGTTGAACCTTTCGTCATTCTGCTGATTCTGATCGCTAACGCCGTCGTCGGTGTGTGGCAGGAGCGCAATGCTGAGTCTGCGATTGAGGCTCTGAAGGAGTACGAGCCCGAGATGGGCAAGGTTGTCCGCAGTGACAAGTCCGGTGTGCAGAAGGTCCGCGCCAAGGAGATCGTCCCTGGTGACGTGGTCGAGGTGTCGGTCGGTGACAAGATCCCGGCTGATATCCGTCTGATCAAGATCTACTCCACCACCATCCGTATCGATCAGTCCATCCTGACCGGTGAGTCGGTGTCCGTGATCAAGCACACCGATGCCGTCCCGGACCCGCGCGCTGTCAACCAGGACAAGAAGAACATTCTGTTCTCCGGTACCAACGTCGCCGCCGGTAAGGCTCGCGGTGTTGTCATCGGAACTGGTTTGAACACTGCCATCGGTAAGATCCGTACTGAGATGTCGGAAACCGAGGAAATCAAGACCCCGCTGCAGCAGAAGCTGGACGAATTCGGTGAGCAGCTGTCGAAGGTTATCTCGCTGATTTGCGTTGCCGTCTGGGCCATCAACATTGGACACTTCAACGACCCCGCCCACGGTGGCTCCTGGATCAAGGGTGCCGTGTACTACTTCAAGATCGCCGTCGCCCTGGCTGTCGCTGCCATCCCGGAGGGTCTGCCCGCTGTCATCACCACTTGTCTGGCTCTGGGTACTCGCCGTATGGCCAAGAAGAACGCCATTGTCCGCTCGCTGCCGTCCGTCGAAACCCTGGGTTGTACCTCGGTCATCTGCTCGGATAAGACCGGTACGCTGACCACCAACCAGATGTCCGTCTCGCGCATGTTCATCTTCGAGAAGGTCGAGGGCAATGACAGCAGCTTCACCGAGTTCGAGATTTCGGGCTCCACCTACGAGCCGATCGGTGAGGTCACCCTCAACGGACAGCGCGTCAAGGCTGGCGACTTCGAAACCCTGCACGAATTGGGCACGATCTGCATCATGTGTAACGACTCCGCTATTGATTTCAACGAAGTGAAGAAGGTCTTCGAGAAGGTCGGTGAAGCCACCGAGACCGCTCTGATCGTGCTGGCTGAGAAGCTGAATCCCTTCAGCGTGAACAAGCAGGGTCTGGATCGCCGCTCGAGCGCCATCTGCGTGCGCCAGGAAATCGAAACCAAGTGGAAGAAGGAATTCACCCTTGAGTTCTCGCGCGATCGTAAATCCATGTCGTCGTACTGCACCCCGCTGAAGGCCTCGAAGCTGGGCACCGGACCGAAGCTGTTCTGTAAGGGCGCTCCGGAAGGTGTCCTGGAACGTTGTACGCACGCCCGTGTCGGTACCACCAAGGTGCCGCTGACCTCTGCCCTGAAGCAGCGCATTCTGGACCTGACCCGCCAGTACGGTACTGGACGCGATACGCTCCGTTGCTTGGCCCTGGCCACCGCCGACAACCCGATGAAGCCGGACGACATGGACCTGAACGACTCGACCAAGTTCTACACCTATGAGGTCAACCTAACCTTCGTCGGTGTCGTCGGTATGCTGGATCCCCCGCGTAAGGAAGTCCAGGATTCGATCGTTCGCTGCCGTGCTGCCGGTATCCGTGTCATTGTCATCACTGGTGACAACAAGGCCACCGCTGAAGCCATCTGCCGCCGTATCGGCGTGTTCGGAGAAGATGAAGACACCACCGGCAAGTCGTACTCTGGTCGTGAATTCGACGATCTGTCCGTGTCGGACCAGCGTGATGCCTGTTCCCGCGCCCGTCTGTTCTCGCGTGTCGAGCCGGCCCACAAGTCGAAGATTGTTGAGTTCCTGCAGAGCATGAACGAAATCTCCGCTATGACTGGTGATGGTGTCAACGACGCCCCTGCCCTGAAGAAGGCTGAAATCGGTATTGCCATGGGTTCCGGTACCGCTGTCGCCAAGTCGGCCGCCGAGATGGTGTTGGCTGATGACAACTTCTCCTCCATTGTGTCCGCTGTTGAGGAAGGTCGTGCCATTTACAACAACATGAAGCAGTTCATCCGTTACCTGATCTCGTCCAACATTGGTGAGGTCGTGTCCATCTTCTTGACCGCCGCTCTGGGTCTGCCAGAAGCTCTGATCCCCGTCCAGCTGCTGTGGGTCAACCTG GTCACTGACGGTCTGCCAGCTACTGCCCTCGGCTTCAACCCACCGGATCTGGACATCATGACCAAGCCGCCGCGTAAGGCTGATGAAGGTTTGATCTCTGGATGGTTGTTCTTCCG TTACATGGCCATCGGTGGATACGTCGGTTGCGCTACCGTTGGTGGAGCTGCCTGGTGGTTCATGTTCTCCGAGACTGGCCCGCAGCTGTCGTACTGGCAGCTGACTCACCATCTGTCCTGCCTCGGTGGTGGCGAGGAGTTCAAGGGTATTGACTGCAAGATCTTCAACGATCCTCACCCAATGACCATGGCTCTGTCTGTGCTGGTCACCATTGAGATGTTGAACGCCATGAACAG CTTGTCTGAGAACCAGTCGCTTGTCCAGATGCCGCCATGGTCCAACATGTGGCTGATTGCCTCCATGTGTCTGTCGTTCGCTCTCCACTTCGTCATCCTATACGTTGACGTTCTTTCC ACCGTTTTCCAAGTTACGCCACTGAACGGAGATGAGTGGATGACCGTCATGAAGTTCTCGCTGCCGGTCGTGCTGCTGGATGAAATCCTGAAGTTCGTCGCCAGAAGGATTTCGGACG
- the LOC128723123 gene encoding calcium-transporting ATPase sarcoplasmic/endoplasmic reticulum type isoform X3, with protein MEDGHSKTVDEVLSFFRVNPESGLSSDQVKEYQKKYGPNELPAEEGKTLWQLVLEQFDDLLVKILLLAAIISFVLALFEEHEGVEAFVEPFVILLILIANAVVGVWQERNAESAIEALKEYEPEMGKVVRSDKSGVQKVRAKEIVPGDVVEVSVGDKIPADIRLIKIYSTTIRIDQSILTGESVSVIKHTDAVPDPRAVNQDKKNILFSGTNVAAGKARGVVIGTGLNTAIGKIRTEMSETEEIKTPLQQKLDEFGEQLSKVISLICVAVWAINIGHFNDPAHGGSWIKGAVYYFKIAVALAVAAIPEGLPAVITTCLALGTRRMAKKNAIVRSLPSVETLGCTSVICSDKTGTLTTNQMSVSRMFIFEKVEGNDSSFTEFEISGSTYEPIGEVTLNGQRVKAGDFETLHELGTICIMCNDSAIDFNEVKKVFEKVGEATETALIVLAEKLNPFSVNKQGLDRRSSAICVRQEIETKWKKEFTLEFSRDRKSMSSYCTPLKASKLGTGPKLFCKGAPEGVLERCTHARVGTTKVPLTSALKQRILDLTRQYGTGRDTLRCLALATADNPMKPDDMDLNDSTKFYTYEVNLTFVGVVGMLDPPRKEVQDSIVRCRAAGIRVIVITGDNKATAEAICRRIGVFGEDEDTTGKSYSGREFDDLSVSDQRDACSRARLFSRVEPAHKSKIVEFLQSMNEISAMTGDGVNDAPALKKAEIGIAMGSGTAVAKSAAEMVLADDNFSSIVSAVEEGRAIYNNMKQFIRYLISSNIGEVVSIFLTAALGLPEALIPVQLLWVNLVTDGLPATALGFNPPDLDIMTKPPRKADEGLISGWLFFRYMAIGGYVGCATVGGAAWWFMFSETGPQLSYWQLTHHLSCLGGGEEFKGIDCKIFNDPHPMTMALSVLVTIEMLNAMNSLSENQSLVQMPPWSNMWLIASMCLSFALHFVILYVDVLSTVFQVTPLNGDEWMTVMKFSLPVVLLDEILKFVARRISDVNPDFH; from the exons ATGGAGGACGGCCATAGCAAGACCGTCGATGAAGTCCTAAGTTTCTTCCGCGTCAACCCGGAGAGTGGCCTCTCCAGTGACCAGGTGAAGGAATACCAAAAGAAGTACGGACCCAATG AACTCCCCGCTGAAGAAG GAAAGACACTCTGGCAATTAGTGCTTGAACAGTTCGATGATCTTCTTGTCAAGATTCTGCTGTTGGCCGCTATCATTTCTTTT GTACTAGCTCTATTTGAGGAACATGAAGGTGTTGAAGCTTTCGTTGAACCTTTCGTCATTCTGCTGATTCTGATCGCTAACGCCGTCGTCGGTGTGTGGCAGGAGCGCAATGCTGAGTCTGCGATTGAGGCTCTGAAGGAGTACGAGCCCGAGATGGGCAAGGTTGTCCGCAGTGACAAGTCCGGTGTGCAGAAGGTCCGCGCCAAGGAGATCGTCCCTGGTGACGTGGTCGAGGTGTCGGTCGGTGACAAGATCCCGGCTGATATCCGTCTGATCAAGATCTACTCCACCACCATCCGTATCGATCAGTCCATCCTGACCGGTGAGTCGGTGTCCGTGATCAAGCACACCGATGCCGTCCCGGACCCGCGCGCTGTCAACCAGGACAAGAAGAACATTCTGTTCTCCGGTACCAACGTCGCCGCCGGTAAGGCTCGCGGTGTTGTCATCGGAACTGGTTTGAACACTGCCATCGGTAAGATCCGTACTGAGATGTCGGAAACCGAGGAAATCAAGACCCCGCTGCAGCAGAAGCTGGACGAATTCGGTGAGCAGCTGTCGAAGGTTATCTCGCTGATTTGCGTTGCCGTCTGGGCCATCAACATTGGACACTTCAACGACCCCGCCCACGGTGGCTCCTGGATCAAGGGTGCCGTGTACTACTTCAAGATCGCCGTCGCCCTGGCTGTCGCTGCCATCCCGGAGGGTCTGCCCGCTGTCATCACCACTTGTCTGGCTCTGGGTACTCGCCGTATGGCCAAGAAGAACGCCATTGTCCGCTCGCTGCCGTCCGTCGAAACCCTGGGTTGTACCTCGGTCATCTGCTCGGATAAGACCGGTACGCTGACCACCAACCAGATGTCCGTCTCGCGCATGTTCATCTTCGAGAAGGTCGAGGGCAATGACAGCAGCTTCACCGAGTTCGAGATTTCGGGCTCCACCTACGAGCCGATCGGTGAGGTCACCCTCAACGGACAGCGCGTCAAGGCTGGCGACTTCGAAACCCTGCACGAATTGGGCACGATCTGCATCATGTGTAACGACTCCGCTATTGATTTCAACGAAGTGAAGAAGGTCTTCGAGAAGGTCGGTGAAGCCACCGAGACCGCTCTGATCGTGCTGGCTGAGAAGCTGAATCCCTTCAGCGTGAACAAGCAGGGTCTGGATCGCCGCTCGAGCGCCATCTGCGTGCGCCAGGAAATCGAAACCAAGTGGAAGAAGGAATTCACCCTTGAGTTCTCGCGCGATCGTAAATCCATGTCGTCGTACTGCACCCCGCTGAAGGCCTCGAAGCTGGGCACCGGACCGAAGCTGTTCTGTAAGGGCGCTCCGGAAGGTGTCCTGGAACGTTGTACGCACGCCCGTGTCGGTACCACCAAGGTGCCGCTGACCTCTGCCCTGAAGCAGCGCATTCTGGACCTGACCCGCCAGTACGGTACTGGACGCGATACGCTCCGTTGCTTGGCCCTGGCCACCGCCGACAACCCGATGAAGCCGGACGACATGGACCTGAACGACTCGACCAAGTTCTACACCTATGAGGTCAACCTAACCTTCGTCGGTGTCGTCGGTATGCTGGATCCCCCGCGTAAGGAAGTCCAGGATTCGATCGTTCGCTGCCGTGCTGCCGGTATCCGTGTCATTGTCATCACTGGTGACAACAAGGCCACCGCTGAAGCCATCTGCCGCCGTATCGGCGTGTTCGGAGAAGATGAAGACACCACCGGCAAGTCGTACTCTGGTCGTGAATTCGACGATCTGTCCGTGTCGGACCAGCGTGATGCCTGTTCCCGCGCCCGTCTGTTCTCGCGTGTCGAGCCGGCCCACAAGTCGAAGATTGTTGAGTTCCTGCAGAGCATGAACGAAATCTCCGCTATGACTGGTGATGGTGTCAACGACGCCCCTGCCCTGAAGAAGGCTGAAATCGGTATTGCCATGGGTTCCGGTACCGCTGTCGCCAAGTCGGCCGCCGAGATGGTGTTGGCTGATGACAACTTCTCCTCCATTGTGTCCGCTGTTGAGGAAGGTCGTGCCATTTACAACAACATGAAGCAGTTCATCCGTTACCTGATCTCGTCCAACATTGGTGAGGTCGTGTCCATCTTCTTGACCGCCGCTCTGGGTCTGCCAGAAGCTCTGATCCCCGTCCAGCTGCTGTGGGTCAACCTG GTCACTGACGGTCTGCCAGCTACTGCCCTCGGCTTCAACCCACCGGATCTGGACATCATGACCAAGCCGCCGCGTAAGGCTGATGAAGGTTTGATCTCTGGATGGTTGTTCTTCCG TTACATGGCCATCGGTGGATACGTCGGTTGCGCTACCGTTGGTGGAGCTGCCTGGTGGTTCATGTTCTCCGAGACTGGCCCGCAGCTGTCGTACTGGCAGCTGACTCACCATCTGTCCTGCCTCGGTGGTGGCGAGGAGTTCAAGGGTATTGACTGCAAGATCTTCAACGATCCTCACCCAATGACCATGGCTCTGTCTGTGCTGGTCACCATTGAGATGTTGAACGCCATGAACAG CTTGTCTGAGAACCAGTCGCTTGTCCAGATGCCGCCATGGTCCAACATGTGGCTGATTGCCTCCATGTGTCTGTCGTTCGCTCTCCACTTCGTCATCCTATACGTTGACGTTCTTTCC ACCGTTTTCCAAGTTACGCCACTGAACGGAGATGAGTGGATGACCGTCATGAAGTTCTCGCTGCCGGTCGTGCTGCTGGATGAAATCCTGAAGTTCGTCGCCAGAAGGATTTCGGACG